The following proteins come from a genomic window of Falco peregrinus isolate bFalPer1 chromosome 16, bFalPer1.pri, whole genome shotgun sequence:
- the HMGA1 gene encoding high mobility group protein HMG-I/HMG-Y isoform X2, with amino-acid sequence MLCTIAPGLLCICKDACVRAAGRLGNASRTMSESSAKSSQPLASKGEKDVSEKRGRGRPRKKPQEPSEAPIPKRPRGRPKGSKNKATPKGRKAAVTPGRKPRGRPKKSQQDEEEVNISQESSEDEQ; translated from the exons atGCTTTGCACGATCGCCCCCGGTTTGCTCTGTATTTGCAAGGACGCGTGTGTGCGTGCGGCGGGCCGGCTCGGCAATGCCTCTCG GACGATGAGCGAATCCAGCGCCAAATCCAGCCAGCCCCTGGCCTCCAAGGGGGAGAAGGACGTGTCGGAGaagaggggccggggccggcccaGGAAGAAGCCACAG GAGCCCAGCGAGGCCCCGATCCCCAAGAGACCCCGTGGACGGCCGAAGGGCAGTAAAAACAAGGCCACCCCGAAAGGCAGG aaagctgcagtcacACCAGGGAGAAAACCTCGAGGCCGACCCAAAAAATCG cagcaggacgAGGAGGAGGTGAACATTTCCCAGGAATCATCCGAGGACGAGCAGTGA
- the HMGA1 gene encoding high mobility group protein HMG-I/HMG-Y isoform X5: protein MSESSAKSSQPLASKGEKDVSEKRGRGRPRKKPQQEPSEAPIPKRPRGRPKGSKNKATPKGRKAAVTPGRKPRGRPKKSQQDEEEVNISQESSEDEQ, encoded by the exons ATGAGCGAATCCAGCGCCAAATCCAGCCAGCCCCTGGCCTCCAAGGGGGAGAAGGACGTGTCGGAGaagaggggccggggccggcccaGGAAGAAGCCACAG CAGGAGCCCAGCGAGGCCCCGATCCCCAAGAGACCCCGTGGACGGCCGAAGGGCAGTAAAAACAAGGCCACCCCGAAAGGCAGG aaagctgcagtcacACCAGGGAGAAAACCTCGAGGCCGACCCAAAAAATCG cagcaggacgAGGAGGAGGTGAACATTTCCCAGGAATCATCCGAGGACGAGCAGTGA
- the HMGA1 gene encoding high mobility group protein HMG-I/HMG-Y isoform X1 gives MLCTIAPGLLCICKDACVRAAGRLGNASRTMSESSAKSSQPLASKGEKDVSEKRGRGRPRKKPQQEPSEAPIPKRPRGRPKGSKNKATPKGRKAAVTPGRKPRGRPKKSQQDEEEVNISQESSEDEQ, from the exons atGCTTTGCACGATCGCCCCCGGTTTGCTCTGTATTTGCAAGGACGCGTGTGTGCGTGCGGCGGGCCGGCTCGGCAATGCCTCTCG GACGATGAGCGAATCCAGCGCCAAATCCAGCCAGCCCCTGGCCTCCAAGGGGGAGAAGGACGTGTCGGAGaagaggggccggggccggcccaGGAAGAAGCCACAG CAGGAGCCCAGCGAGGCCCCGATCCCCAAGAGACCCCGTGGACGGCCGAAGGGCAGTAAAAACAAGGCCACCCCGAAAGGCAGG aaagctgcagtcacACCAGGGAGAAAACCTCGAGGCCGACCCAAAAAATCG cagcaggacgAGGAGGAGGTGAACATTTCCCAGGAATCATCCGAGGACGAGCAGTGA
- the HMGA1 gene encoding high mobility group protein HMG-I/HMG-Y isoform X4, whose protein sequence is MLCTIAPGLLCICKDACVRAAGRLGNASRTMSESSAKSSQPLASKGEKDVSEKRGRGRPRKKPQEPSEAPIPKRPRGRPKGSKNKATPKGRKAAVTPGRKPRGRPKKSQDEEEVNISQESSEDEQ, encoded by the exons atGCTTTGCACGATCGCCCCCGGTTTGCTCTGTATTTGCAAGGACGCGTGTGTGCGTGCGGCGGGCCGGCTCGGCAATGCCTCTCG GACGATGAGCGAATCCAGCGCCAAATCCAGCCAGCCCCTGGCCTCCAAGGGGGAGAAGGACGTGTCGGAGaagaggggccggggccggcccaGGAAGAAGCCACAG GAGCCCAGCGAGGCCCCGATCCCCAAGAGACCCCGTGGACGGCCGAAGGGCAGTAAAAACAAGGCCACCCCGAAAGGCAGG aaagctgcagtcacACCAGGGAGAAAACCTCGAGGCCGACCCAAAAAATCG caggacgAGGAGGAGGTGAACATTTCCCAGGAATCATCCGAGGACGAGCAGTGA
- the SMIM29 gene encoding small integral membrane protein 29 translates to MSNTTAPTAPGAAGDSLVGYVLGPFLLVTLLGALLAMVMYVQKKRRFDRLRHRLLPMYSYDPAEELQESEQELLVEAEDTWASPGWGGSSSRQPPRGDWKA, encoded by the exons ATGAGCAACAccacagcccccacagccccggGCGCAGCAGGCGACTCACTGGTGGGCTACGTCCTGGGACCCTTCCTCCTCGTCACCCTCCTCGGTGCCCTCCTGGCCATG GTGATGTACGTCCAGAAGAAGCGGAG GTTTGACCGGCTGCGCCACCGGCTGCTGCCCATGTACAGCTACGACCCGGCCGAGGAGCTGCAGGAGTcggagcaggagctgctggtggaggCGGAGGACACCTGG GCGTCGCCCGGCTGGGGGGGTTCCTCATCCCGTCAGCCCCCCCGCGGGGACTGGAAGGCCTGA
- the HMGA1 gene encoding high mobility group protein HMG-I/HMG-Y isoform X3, which yields MLCTIAPGLLCICKDACVRAAGRLGNASRTMSESSAKSSQPLASKGEKDVSEKRGRGRPRKKPQQEPSEAPIPKRPRGRPKGSKNKATPKGRKAAVTPGRKPRGRPKKSQDEEEVNISQESSEDEQ from the exons atGCTTTGCACGATCGCCCCCGGTTTGCTCTGTATTTGCAAGGACGCGTGTGTGCGTGCGGCGGGCCGGCTCGGCAATGCCTCTCG GACGATGAGCGAATCCAGCGCCAAATCCAGCCAGCCCCTGGCCTCCAAGGGGGAGAAGGACGTGTCGGAGaagaggggccggggccggcccaGGAAGAAGCCACAG CAGGAGCCCAGCGAGGCCCCGATCCCCAAGAGACCCCGTGGACGGCCGAAGGGCAGTAAAAACAAGGCCACCCCGAAAGGCAGG aaagctgcagtcacACCAGGGAGAAAACCTCGAGGCCGACCCAAAAAATCG caggacgAGGAGGAGGTGAACATTTCCCAGGAATCATCCGAGGACGAGCAGTGA
- the HMGA1 gene encoding high mobility group protein HMG-I/HMG-Y isoform X6 codes for MSESSAKSSQPLASKGEKDVSEKRGRGRPRKKPQEPSEAPIPKRPRGRPKGSKNKATPKGRKAAVTPGRKPRGRPKKSQQDEEEVNISQESSEDEQ; via the exons ATGAGCGAATCCAGCGCCAAATCCAGCCAGCCCCTGGCCTCCAAGGGGGAGAAGGACGTGTCGGAGaagaggggccggggccggcccaGGAAGAAGCCACAG GAGCCCAGCGAGGCCCCGATCCCCAAGAGACCCCGTGGACGGCCGAAGGGCAGTAAAAACAAGGCCACCCCGAAAGGCAGG aaagctgcagtcacACCAGGGAGAAAACCTCGAGGCCGACCCAAAAAATCG cagcaggacgAGGAGGAGGTGAACATTTCCCAGGAATCATCCGAGGACGAGCAGTGA